In Candidatus Poribacteria bacterium, the following are encoded in one genomic region:
- a CDS encoding thioredoxin domain-containing protein, producing MHDTSQHTNRLIHETSPYLLQHAHNPVDWYPWGEEALTRAKDEQKPILLSIGYSACHWCHVMERESFENEEIAAVMNELFINVKVDREERPDLDEIYMNAVQIMTRQGGWPMTVFLTPDLKPFYGGTYYPPTDRYGRPGFPKVMHAVAEAFSDQNVEVLQQADQITAHLTQMSNVVDPHHHELTEELMTHAFQHYHSQFDSQHGGFGNAPKFPPSMGLPFLLRYWHHSGNANALEMVELTLEKMARGGLYDQLGGGFHRYSTDAHWLVPHFEKMLYDNAQLVVAYFEAYQATQKPFYRDIATETLDYLLREMYDAENGGFYSTQDADSEGVEGKFFVWEPNDVEDIIGEANAEIFCEYYDITPQGNFEGENILQVQTPPDILARKLQMDVGELETLLADGKQKLFDEREKRIKPGLDDKILTSWNGIMIRGMAMGYQLTGKPEYLEACEKSAEFVLTTLSQENGLLLRTYRAGKSHLNAYLEDYAYFIAGLIALYEASFEPRWLTEAERLTHIMIDQFGDDAGDGFFFTGKAHETLIVQSKSAYDGATPSGASMAIHSLLRLAKHLDNSGFHDKAVETLLLYFHQMEGMPAGSGQLLCELAFLLSTPKEIAIVGEKGDAKTDAMLAALHGTYQPNKIVAFSESTDGQTLPLLANKSQVDNTATAYVCENYVCQAPTTDVEAFVELLQ from the coding sequence ATGCACGATACATCTCAGCATACCAACCGCCTTATCCATGAAACAAGCCCTTATCTGCTCCAGCACGCGCATAATCCCGTTGACTGGTATCCGTGGGGCGAAGAAGCGTTGACGCGCGCCAAGGATGAGCAAAAGCCTATTCTTCTGAGTATCGGCTACTCCGCTTGCCATTGGTGCCACGTCATGGAACGTGAGTCCTTTGAAAATGAGGAGATCGCCGCGGTCATGAACGAACTTTTCATCAATGTCAAGGTCGATAGAGAAGAGCGCCCTGATTTAGATGAAATCTACATGAACGCCGTCCAGATCATGACGCGTCAAGGCGGCTGGCCCATGACAGTCTTCCTCACGCCTGATCTGAAACCCTTTTACGGCGGAACCTATTACCCACCGACTGACAGATACGGTAGACCCGGGTTTCCAAAGGTGATGCACGCTGTTGCCGAGGCGTTCAGCGATCAGAATGTGGAGGTCCTACAGCAAGCCGACCAAATTACCGCACACCTTACCCAGATGAGTAACGTCGTTGACCCGCACCACCATGAACTCACGGAAGAATTGATGACCCATGCTTTTCAGCACTACCACTCCCAATTCGATTCGCAACACGGTGGATTCGGCAATGCCCCTAAATTCCCGCCCAGCATGGGATTGCCTTTCCTGTTACGCTATTGGCATCACAGTGGCAACGCCAACGCCTTAGAGATGGTCGAGCTTACGCTGGAGAAGATGGCGCGCGGTGGTCTGTATGACCAACTCGGTGGCGGTTTCCACCGATATTCCACCGACGCACACTGGCTTGTCCCGCATTTCGAGAAAATGCTTTACGACAACGCACAACTCGTCGTCGCCTATTTTGAGGCGTACCAAGCCACTCAGAAACCGTTCTATCGCGATATAGCCACCGAAACCCTCGACTACCTTCTTCGCGAGATGTACGACGCAGAAAACGGCGGTTTCTATTCCACCCAAGATGCTGATAGCGAAGGCGTAGAGGGCAAATTCTTCGTCTGGGAACCGAACGATGTGGAAGACATCATCGGTGAGGCAAACGCCGAAATCTTCTGTGAGTATTACGACATTACACCACAAGGCAACTTTGAAGGAGAAAACATTCTCCAAGTCCAAACGCCACCTGACATTCTTGCCCGAAAACTGCAGATGGATGTCGGAGAACTGGAAACTCTCCTCGCAGATGGGAAACAGAAACTGTTTGATGAGAGGGAAAAGCGGATTAAACCTGGATTAGACGATAAAATCCTCACCAGTTGGAACGGAATTATGATCCGCGGTATGGCGATGGGCTATCAACTGACTGGGAAACCGGAATACCTTGAGGCGTGTGAAAAATCCGCTGAATTCGTCTTGACAACCCTATCTCAAGAGAACGGACTTCTTTTGCGCACCTATCGTGCTGGTAAAAGCCACCTCAACGCCTATCTTGAGGATTACGCCTACTTCATCGCTGGGTTAATCGCTCTCTACGAAGCCAGTTTTGAACCGAGATGGCTTACTGAAGCCGAGCGTCTCACACACATCATGATCGATCAGTTCGGTGACGACGCAGGCGACGGGTTCTTCTTCACCGGCAAAGCGCACGAAACCCTTATCGTCCAATCCAAATCCGCTTACGACGGTGCCACGCCTTCCGGTGCATCTATGGCGATTCACAGCCTCTTACGACTCGCCAAACACCTCGACAACTCCGGATTCCACGACAAAGCCGTTGAGACGTTGTTGCTCTACTTCCATCAGATGGAGGGGATGCCCGCAGGATCCGGTCAACTGCTCTGTGAGTTAGCATTCCTGCTATCGACACCGAAAGAGATTGCGATTGTTGGTGAAAAAGGGGATGCGAAAACGGACGCGATGTTAGCAGCATTACACGGCACGTATCAGCCCAACAAGATCGTTGCTTTCAGTGAATCCACTGACGGACAGACATTACCGCTTCTCGCGAACAAGTCCCAAGTTGACAACACCGCAACCGCTTACGTCTGCGAGAATTACGTCTGCCAAGCCCCCACAACGGATGTCGAAGCATTTGTAGAACTGCTTCAATAG
- a CDS encoding phytanoyl-CoA dioxygenase family protein has product MMTPEQRYLFDVTGYLHLKNVMSDEELKTAQEAANEYINTPTEELPPGFNSSEKNLPNGFAFAKPLEALTMHRSTWPIIKELTNNKPQLMRGTMIADRAGVSESAEGLRLHCAREDFGWHCNRYEVRHGQIFCDDFVVFPYLFDVHPGDGGLLVVPGTHKTLFDRPEHLYNNGKIKDTDDVPEGVVNITPKAGDFVIISELLTHGALPWKPKDRYRCVLTLRYRPQHRGESRVPPEVRTRLSPETLELISQADHYHTKEIVKKDVITLT; this is encoded by the coding sequence ATGATGACACCTGAACAACGTTATCTTTTCGATGTTACCGGTTACCTTCACCTGAAGAATGTCATGAGTGACGAAGAACTGAAAACGGCGCAAGAAGCCGCAAACGAATACATCAACACGCCTACTGAAGAACTCCCACCCGGATTTAATTCCAGCGAAAAGAACCTCCCAAACGGCTTTGCCTTTGCGAAACCCTTAGAGGCACTCACGATGCACCGATCAACGTGGCCGATCATCAAGGAACTGACGAATAACAAACCGCAGTTGATGCGTGGCACAATGATTGCGGATCGGGCGGGTGTGTCAGAGTCGGCGGAAGGGCTCCGCTTGCATTGCGCACGAGAGGATTTTGGATGGCACTGTAACCGTTATGAGGTCCGACACGGTCAAATCTTCTGTGACGATTTTGTTGTCTTTCCGTATCTGTTCGATGTGCATCCGGGAGATGGTGGATTGCTGGTCGTTCCCGGCACACACAAGACTCTTTTTGATCGTCCCGAACACCTCTACAACAACGGAAAGATTAAGGATACTGATGATGTTCCAGAAGGGGTCGTTAACATCACACCAAAGGCAGGGGATTTCGTAATCATCTCTGAACTCTTGACGCACGGTGCACTGCCTTGGAAACCGAAAGACCGCTATCGTTGCGTCCTGACCTTACGCTACAGACCGCAACATCGTGGCGAGAGTCGAGTGCCGCCAGAGGTTAGAACACGATTATCACCAGAAACGCTGGAACTCATCTCCCAGGCAGACCACTATCACACGAAAGAGATCGTTAAAAAGGATGTTATTACATTGACGTAA
- a CDS encoding phytanoyl-CoA dioxygenase family protein, translating into MAHTNEAAIDLDWYPLSDEDIRHFDDNGYLIVRNVLDSDTLEELIEASDRLMASDRRENRQHNSNNLYDSFRNCISIDDTFIPLIAQETILPVVVQLLGAHLQLMTSHLIYKHPDPPDTPDTARMPGWHRDYAIATRTHGNTLPRILLKCAYYFTDLSEPNSGATLVAPGSNHLLERISIPEGKVDPEGALEPSLQPGDCLLFENRIFHAGATNLTDQTRKAVMFGYGYRWVMPMDYRTQEQDLLDKLSPLDRYLVGEPFKKTQEYHPGGGESPLASWCEQHGTPAVRPVD; encoded by the coding sequence ATGGCACACACAAACGAAGCAGCGATTGACCTCGACTGGTATCCGCTCTCCGATGAAGACATACGTCATTTTGACGACAATGGCTATCTCATCGTCCGGAACGTGCTGGATTCGGATACTCTTGAAGAACTCATTGAAGCGAGCGATCGACTCATGGCGAGCGATCGGCGTGAGAACCGCCAACACAACTCCAACAACTTATATGACAGTTTCCGAAATTGCATTTCCATTGACGATACCTTCATTCCCCTCATCGCGCAGGAGACCATTCTGCCTGTTGTCGTGCAGCTGCTCGGGGCGCATTTGCAACTCATGACCTCACACCTGATATATAAACACCCGGATCCACCGGACACACCGGACACCGCCCGTATGCCGGGTTGGCATCGCGACTACGCTATCGCGACAAGAACACACGGTAACACGTTACCACGCATCTTGCTAAAATGCGCCTACTACTTCACCGATCTGAGCGAACCCAATTCCGGTGCAACGCTCGTCGCTCCCGGTAGCAATCATCTGCTCGAACGGATTTCCATTCCAGAAGGAAAGGTGGATCCAGAGGGTGCCCTCGAACCGAGCCTACAACCCGGCGATTGCCTACTGTTTGAGAATCGTATTTTTCATGCAGGGGCAACAAACCTAACTGACCAGACGCGCAAAGCTGTAATGTTCGGTTACGGTTACCGTTGGGTAATGCCGATGGATTATCGGACACAGGAACAGGATTTGTTGGATAAGTTGTCGCCGCTCGATCGGTATCTGGTTGGAGAACCCTTCAAGAAAACGCAAGAATATCATCCAGGCGGTGGTGAAAGCCCACTTGCCTCATGGTGTGAGCAGCATGGCACGCCAGCAGTAAGACCCGTCGATTAA